In Lascolabacillus massiliensis, a single genomic region encodes these proteins:
- the purL gene encoding phosphoribosylformylglycinamidine synthase: MISFFKTPSNSIIAVETGKTFTPETLRKLKWLFGEAELLDTDIIEKQYVGPRREMITPWSTCAVEITRNMGIDGITRIEEYTPFSDNGDSYFDPMLQRIYKKLDQSVFTIDKKPEDIIYIDDIEAYNQSEGLAMSVDEINYLNSVSKKMGRKLTDSEVFGFSQVNSEHCRHKIFNGKFIIDGEEKEMSLFQMIKKTSSVNPNSLISAYKDNVAFIQGPVIEQFVPASGDKPDYFITKEIESVLSLKAETHNFPTTVEPFNGASTGTGGEIRDRLAGGKGSLPIAGTAVYMTSYPRLESDRPWEQTLSPRNWLYQTPEQILIKASNGASDFGNKYGQPLICGSVLTFEHTENNKKFGFDKVIMLAGGVGYANKRDAKKGIPEKGEKIVVLGGDNYRIGMGGGAVSSVNTGEYSEGIELNAIQRANPEMQKRVSNVIRSLAESEDNPIVSIHDHGAGGHLNCLSEIVESTGGIIEVDKLPVGDKTLSAKEIIGNESQERMGLLMSQKDIERVERIASREQAPLYVVGETTGDMRLTFTQSNGVKPIDMELDDFFGKTPETVMNDTTIIEEYTKPEYDIQNLEEYVENVLKLESVACKDWLTNKVDRSVTGKIARQQCQGEIQLPLSDCGAVALDYRGHAGIATSIGHAPQVAMIDPAAGSVMAVAESLTNIVFAPLANGLQSVSLSANWMWPCKNPGEDARLYKAVEACSDFVCDLGINIPTGKDSLSMTQQYGEDKIYSPGTVIISAAAEVSNIRKIVSPVLAYIKGTYIYYIDFSFDTFKLGGSAFAQTMSKIGDEAPSVTDAEYFKNAFAAVQELVNRGLILSGHDVSAGGMITAMLEMCFANPKGGLESRLDKIRNSDLIKILFSENPGVLIQVKHHRLVEKILQDYGLGFAIVARPIEDRKLVIAKDEFVKEFDIDKLRNIWYKTSYLLDKKQSGPEHAELRFKNYSQQPLQFEIKPEFTGKMEDMGLNPNRKVKSGLTAAIIREKGTNGEREMAYSLFLAGFDVKDVHMTDLTSGRETLEDVQLAVFCGGFSNSDVLGSAKGWAGGFKYNEKAKAALRNFFAREDTLSLGVCNGCQLLMEMGLIFPELGEQHPKMQHNTSNKFESTFVSLVIPKNESVMLKSLEGTKLGIWVAHGEGRFELPGNESDYNIAAKYLYDEYPGNPNGSDYSAAAVCSKDGRHLAMMPHLERTIFPWQNAYYPFAYRKHEVTPWMEAFVNAREWLSAR, from the coding sequence ATGATTTCTTTTTTCAAAACTCCCTCTAATAGTATTATAGCAGTAGAAACAGGAAAAACATTTACTCCTGAAACACTGCGTAAACTAAAATGGTTATTTGGTGAAGCTGAGTTGCTTGATACAGATATAATAGAAAAGCAATATGTTGGACCTCGCCGTGAAATGATTACTCCCTGGAGTACATGTGCTGTAGAAATTACCAGAAATATGGGAATAGATGGTATAACTCGAATAGAAGAATATACCCCTTTTTCAGATAATGGAGATTCATATTTTGATCCAATGCTTCAACGTATATATAAGAAGCTGGATCAGTCAGTTTTCACGATCGACAAAAAGCCTGAAGATATTATTTACATTGATGATATAGAGGCTTACAACCAATCTGAAGGATTGGCCATGAGTGTTGATGAAATAAACTATTTAAACAGTGTTAGCAAAAAGATGGGACGAAAACTCACAGATAGTGAAGTATTTGGGTTCTCTCAAGTTAACTCTGAGCACTGTCGTCACAAAATATTCAATGGAAAATTCATTATAGATGGTGAAGAAAAAGAGATGTCACTGTTTCAGATGATTAAAAAGACCTCTTCTGTCAATCCAAACTCTCTTATTTCAGCATATAAAGATAATGTTGCATTTATACAAGGACCAGTAATTGAACAGTTTGTACCAGCCAGTGGAGATAAACCAGACTATTTTATTACTAAAGAGATTGAGAGTGTATTATCTCTTAAAGCAGAAACTCATAACTTCCCAACAACTGTAGAGCCATTTAATGGAGCATCCACCGGAACTGGTGGTGAAATACGTGACAGACTTGCAGGTGGTAAAGGATCATTACCTATAGCAGGTACTGCAGTTTATATGACTTCATACCCTCGTCTTGAAAGTGATCGCCCCTGGGAACAAACACTCTCCCCTCGAAACTGGTTGTATCAAACACCTGAGCAGATCTTAATTAAGGCTTCAAACGGAGCTTCTGACTTTGGTAACAAATATGGACAGCCTCTGATTTGTGGCTCAGTTCTTACATTTGAGCACACTGAGAACAATAAAAAGTTTGGTTTCGATAAGGTTATCATGCTTGCAGGAGGTGTAGGATATGCAAATAAACGCGATGCAAAGAAAGGCATTCCTGAAAAAGGAGAAAAAATTGTAGTTTTAGGTGGAGATAATTATAGAATTGGAATGGGTGGTGGAGCTGTATCATCAGTTAACACCGGAGAGTATTCTGAAGGTATAGAACTTAATGCTATACAAAGAGCTAATCCTGAAATGCAAAAACGTGTATCTAACGTAATCCGCTCACTTGCAGAGTCTGAAGACAACCCAATTGTTTCAATTCATGATCACGGAGCGGGAGGTCATCTAAACTGCCTATCTGAAATAGTAGAAAGCACAGGTGGCATTATTGAAGTTGATAAACTGCCAGTTGGTGACAAAACTCTTTCTGCCAAAGAGATAATTGGCAACGAGAGTCAGGAACGAATGGGTCTTCTGATGAGTCAAAAAGATATAGAAAGAGTAGAGCGGATAGCATCAAGAGAACAGGCACCACTTTATGTTGTTGGTGAAACTACCGGTGATATGAGATTAACATTCACACAATCTAATGGAGTAAAACCTATTGATATGGAGTTGGATGACTTCTTTGGTAAAACGCCAGAAACTGTGATGAATGACACTACAATAATAGAGGAATACACTAAACCTGAATATGATATACAGAATCTGGAGGAGTATGTAGAAAATGTACTCAAGCTTGAGTCAGTAGCATGTAAGGATTGGCTAACAAATAAGGTAGATAGGTCTGTAACAGGTAAAATAGCTCGTCAGCAATGTCAGGGTGAAATTCAGTTACCTTTAAGCGATTGTGGTGCCGTGGCGCTTGACTACAGAGGACATGCCGGTATTGCTACATCAATCGGACATGCACCTCAAGTAGCTATGATTGATCCTGCTGCTGGATCTGTAATGGCAGTTGCTGAGTCTTTGACAAACATTGTATTTGCTCCACTGGCAAATGGGCTCCAGAGTGTTTCTCTAAGTGCTAACTGGATGTGGCCTTGTAAAAATCCGGGTGAAGATGCAAGACTCTACAAAGCTGTAGAAGCATGCTCCGATTTTGTTTGTGATTTGGGTATCAACATTCCTACAGGAAAAGATTCTCTCTCCATGACACAACAGTATGGAGAAGATAAAATTTACTCTCCGGGAACTGTAATTATTTCTGCAGCAGCAGAGGTTAGCAATATTCGCAAGATTGTATCTCCTGTGTTAGCATATATAAAAGGCACATACATTTATTATATAGATTTCTCATTCGATACATTTAAGCTTGGTGGCTCTGCATTTGCTCAGACTATGAGCAAAATTGGAGATGAGGCTCCAAGTGTAACAGATGCTGAATATTTTAAAAATGCATTTGCAGCGGTACAGGAACTGGTTAACAGAGGCTTAATTTTATCTGGGCATGATGTTTCAGCCGGAGGTATGATCACAGCAATGCTGGAGATGTGCTTTGCTAATCCAAAAGGGGGACTCGAGTCAAGACTAGATAAAATACGTAATTCAGATCTTATTAAAATACTATTTTCTGAAAATCCTGGAGTATTGATTCAGGTTAAACATCATAGACTAGTTGAGAAGATTCTTCAGGACTATGGTTTAGGTTTTGCAATAGTAGCCCGACCGATAGAAGATCGTAAACTTGTAATTGCTAAAGACGAATTTGTTAAAGAGTTTGATATTGATAAACTGAGAAATATATGGTACAAGACATCTTATCTGCTTGATAAGAAACAAAGTGGACCTGAACATGCAGAACTAAGATTCAAAAATTATAGTCAACAACCTCTTCAGTTTGAAATCAAACCTGAATTTACCGGTAAAATGGAAGATATGGGACTTAACCCAAATCGTAAAGTAAAATCAGGATTGACTGCAGCAATTATTCGTGAAAAAGGAACTAATGGTGAACGTGAAATGGCATATTCACTATTTCTTGCAGGTTTCGATGTAAAAGATGTTCATATGACTGATCTTACATCTGGAAGAGAAACTTTGGAAGATGTTCAATTAGCAGTTTTCTGTGGAGGATTCTCTAACTCAGACGTTCTTGGTTCCGCAAAAGGCTGGGCAGGTGGATTTAAGTACAATGAGAAAGCTAAAGCAGCTCTTCGTAATTTCTTTGCAAGAGAAGATACATTAAGTCTGGGTGTATGTAATGGATGCCAGTTATTAATGGAAATGGGACTTATTTTCCCTGAACTTGGTGAACAACACCCAAAAATGCAGCACAACACTTCAAACAAGTTCGAATCTACATTTGTAAGTCTTGTAATACCTAAGAATGAATCAGTAATGCTTAAGTCACTTGAAGGAACTAAGTTAGGCATATGGGTTGCACACGGAGAAGGACGCTTCGAATTACCAGGTAATGAAAGTGATTATAATATTGCTGCAAAATACCTTTATGATGAGTATCCTGGTAATCCAAATGGATCCGACTATTCTGCAGCTGCAGTATGCTCAAAAGATGGTCGCCATTTAGCAATGATGCCTCACTTGGAAAGAACAATATTCCCATGGCAAAATGCTTACTATCCTTTTGCTTACAGAAAACATGAGGTTACTCCATGGATGGAAGCATTTGTTAATGCAAGAGAATGGTTATCTGCGCGATAA
- a CDS encoding metallophosphoesterase family protein has protein sequence MKKIGLLSDTHGYWDNKFELYFKDCDEIWHAGDIGTVELAERFENFKPFRAVYGNIDDNILRAQYPDILRFNVENIDVLMTHIGGYPGRYDPSLRSQLLANPPKLFISGHSHILKVMYDKKIECLHMNPGAAGIYGFHKVRTILRFILDNGNIRDLEVIEIK, from the coding sequence ATGAAGAAAATTGGGTTGCTGTCTGATACCCACGGATATTGGGACAATAAATTTGAGTTGTATTTCAAGGATTGTGATGAAATATGGCATGCGGGAGATATCGGAACAGTAGAGCTTGCCGAAAGGTTTGAGAATTTTAAACCTTTCAGGGCTGTTTATGGAAATATTGATGACAATATACTAAGAGCTCAATACCCTGATATATTGCGGTTTAACGTAGAGAATATTGATGTCTTGATGACTCATATAGGAGGATATCCGGGTAGATATGATCCTTCTTTACGCTCACAGTTACTTGCTAACCCACCGAAATTATTTATAAGTGGTCACTCTCATATACTTAAGGTTATGTATGATAAAAAAATTGAATGCCTTCATATGAATCCGGGAGCTGCTGGTATATACGGTTTTCATAAAGTTCGCACAATTCTGCGATTTATCCTTGATAATGGTAATATCAGAGACTTAGAGGTTATCGAAATAAAGTAG
- the ppk1 gene encoding polyphosphate kinase 1 translates to MKNHQYSYFKRDISWLSFNYRVLLEAKDERLPVYERIKFLSIYSSNLEEFYKIRVSGYHSSLLERINRDESVEEALKTIVQINNEVTSQEKEYYNIFNNMILPELKRNSIVLYQTHEVKSFHKSYVEKYFNEEVFPYLQPMIIQKDDIHSFIQDGRIYQTISLLKKKKKIEDDPSNYTYAIMKIPYTKIPRFIELPSYGGNYYIMFIDDVIKANLKSVFPGYEIMDCFSIKISRDADFSLEDEDQKDIAEEILKKVRKRKIGAVTRFQYDKNMPDYFLNYLCEAYEIEEEELLPSGQYLNLSDLAQLPNPVGNALKQQLPQPLRVPELESHNSVLRVLRKQDVLLHFPYQSFDYLLRFLLQAAFDPKVLEIKVTQYRVAENSAVINSLISAAKNGKKVTVFVELKARFDEENNYISSELMQQAGVKIIYSLPGLKVHAKLAYVRKRSNDPDEPIKGYAYLGTGNFNEKTARIYSDKGLLTSNKEFIKDIDEVFRVLEGKPHMHNFKHLLVTQFNMLSEIHRMIEREIENVKKGGIGYIILKMNSLEDKGMIDALYRASEAGVKIDLIVRGICCLIPNQPYSKNITVTRIVGAYLEHARVWYFFNEGEENVYLTSADWMQRNLHRRIEVAFPIYTVSLKKQIIDILRIQLADNKSAVWVDENLNNVFKHDNKPSVRAQKAIYEYLKRSTGK, encoded by the coding sequence ATGAAAAATCATCAATACTCGTATTTTAAACGTGATATAAGCTGGCTGTCTTTTAACTATCGTGTTCTGCTTGAAGCTAAAGATGAGCGGCTGCCGGTTTATGAGCGAATAAAATTCTTATCCATTTACTCCTCAAATTTAGAGGAGTTCTATAAAATCAGAGTAAGCGGTTATCATAGTTCTCTGCTTGAAAGAATTAATCGCGATGAATCAGTTGAAGAGGCGCTAAAAACAATAGTTCAGATTAACAACGAAGTAACTTCACAGGAAAAAGAGTATTATAATATTTTTAATAATATGATTCTTCCTGAACTGAAAAGGAATAGTATTGTACTATATCAAACTCACGAAGTAAAATCCTTTCATAAGAGCTATGTAGAGAAATATTTCAATGAAGAAGTTTTTCCATATCTTCAGCCAATGATCATTCAAAAAGATGATATTCACTCATTCATTCAGGATGGTCGTATATATCAAACAATCAGTCTGCTTAAAAAGAAAAAAAAGATTGAAGATGATCCTTCAAATTACACTTACGCTATAATGAAGATTCCATATACCAAAATACCCAGGTTTATTGAATTGCCCTCTTATGGTGGTAATTATTACATTATGTTTATTGATGATGTAATTAAAGCCAACCTGAAAAGTGTTTTCCCCGGGTATGAAATTATGGACTGTTTTAGTATAAAGATTTCGCGTGATGCTGATTTCTCACTCGAAGATGAAGATCAGAAAGATATAGCTGAAGAGATATTGAAAAAAGTACGCAAACGTAAGATAGGAGCTGTAACTCGTTTTCAATACGATAAGAATATGCCAGATTATTTTCTTAATTATCTATGCGAGGCATATGAAATAGAAGAAGAAGAGCTACTTCCCTCAGGTCAATACCTAAATTTGTCCGATCTTGCACAACTGCCAAATCCTGTTGGAAATGCATTAAAGCAACAACTTCCACAACCATTAAGAGTACCTGAGCTGGAATCTCACAACTCTGTATTACGTGTATTAAGAAAGCAGGATGTTTTGCTGCATTTTCCTTATCAATCTTTTGACTACCTGCTTAGATTTCTGTTACAAGCAGCATTTGACCCTAAAGTTTTAGAAATTAAGGTTACTCAGTATAGAGTTGCAGAAAACTCAGCTGTTATAAACAGTTTAATCAGCGCTGCAAAGAATGGGAAAAAGGTGACGGTTTTCGTTGAACTTAAAGCTCGTTTCGATGAAGAAAACAACTATATTTCATCTGAACTGATGCAACAGGCAGGAGTAAAAATTATTTACAGCCTTCCAGGATTAAAAGTACATGCAAAACTGGCATATGTTCGTAAACGCAGCAATGATCCTGATGAGCCGATTAAAGGATATGCATATTTGGGAACTGGAAATTTTAATGAAAAAACAGCCCGGATATACTCAGATAAAGGATTACTTACATCTAATAAGGAATTTATAAAAGATATTGACGAAGTATTCCGGGTACTTGAAGGAAAACCTCATATGCACAATTTTAAACACCTGCTGGTAACACAGTTCAACATGCTATCCGAGATTCATCGTATGATAGAACGGGAAATTGAGAATGTGAAAAAAGGTGGTATAGGCTATATTATTCTCAAGATGAATAGTCTTGAGGATAAAGGTATGATAGATGCACTATATCGCGCAAGTGAAGCAGGTGTAAAAATAGATCTGATTGTCAGAGGAATATGTTGTCTGATTCCTAATCAGCCCTATAGTAAAAATATAACTGTAACAAGAATAGTAGGTGCATATCTTGAACATGCGAGAGTGTGGTATTTCTTTAATGAAGGAGAAGAGAATGTTTATCTTACTTCAGCAGACTGGATGCAGAGAAATTTGCACCGACGCATAGAAGTTGCTTTCCCAATCTATACTGTATCTCTGAAAAAACAGATAATAGATATTCTGAGAATTCAGCTTGCTGATAATAAAAGTGCAGTATGGGTAGATGAAAATCTGAACAATGTATTTAAACATGATAATAAACCTTCTGTACGAGCACAAAAAGCTATTTATGAATATCTGAAAAGATCCACCGGAAAATAA
- the rpoC gene encoding DNA-directed RNA polymerase subunit beta' — protein MAYRKENKIKSNFSKITISLASPEKVLENSYGEVLKPETINYRTYKPERDGLFCERIFGPVKDYECHCGKYKRIRYKGIVCDRCGVEVTEKKVRRERTGHIHLVVPVAHIWYFRSLPNKIGYLLGIPTKKLDTIIYYERYVVIQPGILEDKLSEKDLLTEDEYLEYLDSIPKENQLLEDSDPNKFIAKMGAEALLSLLERINLDKLANQLRHKANTETSQQRKNEALKQLQVVEAFRGSKNINKPEWMIMKVIPVIPPDLRPLVPLDGGRFATSDLNDLYRRVIIRNNRLKRLIDIKAPDVILRNEKRMLQESVDSLFDNSRKSSAIKTESNRPLKSLSDSLKGKQGRFRQNLLGKRVDYSARSVIVVGPELKMHECGLPKDMAAELYKPFIIRKLIERGIVKTVKSAKKIVDRKEPVVYDILEYVMKGHPVLLNRAPTLHRLGIQAFQPKLIEGKAIQLHPLACTAFNADFDGDQMAVHLPLGNEAILEAQLLMLASHNILNPANGAPITVPSQDMVLGLYYITKIRPGAKGEGMIFYGEEEAIIAYNEGAVDIHALVKVIVDDIDEEGNPIRKMHETTVGRVITNEAIPKEVGYVNELLSKKSLRDIIGKVIKTCGVARTAQYLDDIKDLGYKMAFKGGLSFNLEDVIIPKEKESLIQQGYDEVEQILENYNMGFITYNERYNQIIDTWTHINSKLSNILMKQLSEDDQGFNSVYMMLDSGARGSREQIRQLSGMRGLMAKPQKSGAEGSQIIENPILANFKEGLSVLEYFISTHGARKGLADTALKTADAGYLTRRLVDVSQDVIVNEVDCGTLRGLTATAIKNNEEVIASLYERILGRVSVHDVQHPNTGEIIVNSGEEITEEIAKKIEESPIERVEIRSVLTCESSHGVCAKCYGRNLATGHMVQKGEAVGVIAAQSIGEPGTQLTLRTFHVGGIASNIAAESRIIAKYDGIVEFEELRFVETADSEGKPYKVVVSRLMEMRIIDPNTKIVLLSHNVPYGSKLYFNQGDKIKKGDLICEWDPFNAVIVSEASGRIRFENFTENLTYKVESDEQTGLKEKVIIESRDKTKAPSAHIVDENDDILRTYTLPLGSHIVKNENDVIKAGDTLVKIPRAVGKSGDITGGLPRVTELFEARNPSNPAVVTEIDGEVSFGKIKRGNQEISVTSKTGEVKKYLVPLSKQILVQENDYIRAGMPLSEGAITPADILAIKGPTAVQEYIVNEVQDVYRLQGVKINDKHFEVIVRQMMRKVEVVDPGDTRFLEQQLVDKLEIMEENDRTWGKKVITDAGDSQIFEPGQIVTVRKLRDENSSLKRRDLKLVEARDAVPATANQVLQGITRAALQTTSFMSAASFQETTKVLNDAAIHGKVDTLDGLKENVIVGHLIPAGTGQREFDKLVVGSREDFEKINANKRSNLFQEAISQE, from the coding sequence ATGGCATATAGAAAAGAGAATAAAATAAAGAGTAACTTTTCAAAAATTACGATCAGTCTGGCTTCACCGGAAAAAGTTCTTGAAAACTCTTATGGCGAAGTTTTAAAGCCGGAAACAATTAACTACCGTACATACAAACCTGAACGTGACGGATTATTTTGCGAACGTATATTCGGTCCAGTAAAAGATTACGAATGTCACTGCGGAAAATATAAAAGAATTCGTTATAAGGGTATCGTGTGTGATCGTTGCGGTGTAGAAGTTACAGAAAAAAAGGTGCGTCGCGAACGTACGGGACATATCCATCTGGTAGTTCCTGTTGCTCATATATGGTATTTTAGATCATTACCTAATAAAATAGGTTATCTGTTAGGTATACCAACAAAAAAACTGGATACAATTATTTATTACGAAAGATATGTCGTAATCCAGCCTGGTATTCTTGAGGACAAATTGTCGGAAAAAGATCTTTTGACAGAAGATGAATATCTTGAATATCTGGACTCAATTCCAAAGGAGAATCAACTTCTAGAAGATTCCGATCCAAATAAATTTATTGCTAAGATGGGTGCAGAAGCACTGTTGAGCCTGCTTGAAAGAATAAATCTTGACAAACTGGCAAATCAACTGCGTCACAAAGCAAATACTGAAACTTCTCAGCAACGTAAGAATGAAGCACTTAAGCAACTACAGGTAGTAGAGGCCTTCCGTGGTTCAAAAAATATTAATAAGCCTGAGTGGATGATAATGAAGGTAATTCCTGTTATTCCACCTGATCTCAGGCCACTGGTTCCTCTTGATGGAGGAAGATTTGCCACATCAGACTTGAATGACCTTTATCGCAGGGTTATCATACGTAATAATCGTCTGAAAAGGTTGATCGATATTAAGGCTCCTGATGTGATCCTCAGAAATGAGAAACGTATGCTTCAGGAATCGGTAGATTCATTATTTGACAACTCTCGTAAATCGAGTGCAATTAAAACTGAATCAAACCGTCCGTTGAAATCTCTATCTGACAGTTTAAAAGGAAAACAGGGGCGTTTCCGTCAAAACTTACTTGGAAAACGTGTGGACTACTCTGCCCGTTCGGTTATTGTGGTTGGTCCGGAGCTTAAGATGCATGAATGTGGTCTTCCTAAGGACATGGCAGCTGAATTATACAAACCGTTTATTATCCGTAAGTTAATAGAAAGAGGTATTGTTAAAACAGTTAAGTCTGCTAAAAAGATTGTTGACAGGAAAGAGCCTGTTGTTTACGATATACTTGAATATGTGATGAAAGGACACCCGGTTCTTCTGAACCGTGCCCCTACCCTTCACAGATTGGGTATTCAGGCTTTCCAGCCAAAACTTATCGAGGGTAAAGCAATTCAGTTGCACCCACTTGCATGTACTGCGTTTAACGCGGACTTTGATGGTGACCAGATGGCTGTTCACCTTCCTCTTGGAAATGAAGCAATTCTTGAAGCTCAGCTATTGATGCTTGCTTCTCATAATATTCTTAATCCGGCTAACGGTGCACCAATTACAGTTCCTTCACAGGACATGGTTCTCGGACTATACTATATTACAAAAATACGTCCGGGTGCTAAAGGAGAAGGAATGATTTTCTATGGTGAAGAAGAAGCTATAATTGCTTATAACGAAGGAGCAGTAGATATTCATGCTCTTGTTAAGGTAATTGTTGATGATATTGACGAAGAAGGAAATCCGATTCGTAAAATGCACGAAACTACTGTAGGCCGTGTTATTACAAATGAGGCTATTCCAAAAGAGGTGGGATATGTAAACGAACTGCTTTCTAAAAAATCTCTTCGCGATATTATTGGAAAGGTTATAAAAACTTGTGGTGTTGCACGTACTGCTCAGTATCTTGATGATATTAAGGACCTCGGTTATAAAATGGCATTCAAGGGAGGATTATCATTCAATCTTGAAGATGTAATTATACCAAAAGAGAAAGAATCTCTTATTCAGCAAGGTTATGACGAGGTTGAGCAGATTCTTGAGAACTACAATATGGGATTCATTACCTATAATGAACGTTATAACCAGATTATTGACACATGGACACATATTAACTCCAAGCTGTCGAATATTCTGATGAAACAATTATCTGAAGATGACCAGGGATTCAACTCTGTTTACATGATGCTTGATTCTGGAGCGCGTGGTTCGCGTGAACAGATCAGACAGTTATCAGGTATGCGTGGATTGATGGCGAAACCTCAAAAAAGTGGTGCTGAAGGTTCTCAGATTATTGAAAACCCAATTCTCGCTAACTTTAAAGAAGGTCTGTCGGTTCTTGAGTATTTCATCTCTACTCACGGTGCTCGTAAAGGTCTTGCGGATACAGCTCTTAAAACAGCTGACGCTGGTTATCTGACACGCCGTCTGGTTGACGTATCTCAGGATGTTATTGTAAATGAAGTTGACTGTGGCACTTTAAGAGGTTTAACAGCAACAGCTATTAAGAATAACGAAGAGGTAATTGCTTCTCTGTATGAACGTATTCTTGGTCGTGTCTCTGTACATGATGTACAGCATCCTAACACTGGAGAAATTATCGTAAATTCAGGTGAAGAAATTACAGAAGAAATTGCTAAGAAAATAGAAGAATCTCCGATTGAACGTGTTGAAATAAGATCAGTTCTGACTTGTGAATCATCACATGGAGTATGTGCTAAATGTTATGGTAGAAACCTTGCAACCGGTCATATGGTTCAAAAAGGTGAAGCTGTTGGTGTTATTGCTGCTCAGTCAATTGGTGAGCCGGGAACTCAGCTTACACTTAGAACATTCCACGTTGGGGGTATCGCATCTAACATAGCTGCAGAAAGTAGAATAATAGCAAAATATGATGGTATTGTTGAGTTTGAAGAACTACGCTTTGTAGAAACAGCTGACTCAGAAGGCAAACCATACAAAGTTGTTGTAAGCCGTTTGATGGAAATGAGAATTATCGATCCAAATACAAAAATTGTATTACTTTCTCATAACGTACCTTACGGTTCTAAACTCTACTTCAATCAGGGTGACAAAATTAAAAAAGGTGATCTGATATGTGAATGGGATCCATTCAATGCAGTAATTGTATCTGAAGCATCTGGTAGAATCCGTTTCGAAAACTTTACCGAAAACCTTACTTATAAGGTTGAATCTGACGAACAGACAGGGTTGAAAGAAAAGGTAATTATTGAATCTAGGGATAAAACAAAAGCTCCATCTGCACATATTGTTGATGAGAACGATGATATTTTAAGAACATATACACTACCTTTAGGTTCTCACATTGTTAAAAATGAGAATGATGTTATTAAAGCTGGTGATACGTTAGTAAAAATACCTCGTGCAGTTGGAAAATCTGGTGACATCACCGGAGGTTTACCACGAGTTACTGAGTTATTTGAAGCACGTAATCCTTCTAACCCTGCTGTTGTAACCGAAATTGATGGTGAGGTATCTTTTGGTAAGATCAAGAGAGGTAATCAGGAAATTTCAGTTACTTCAAAAACAGGTGAAGTTAAAAAATATCTTGTTCCATTGTCCAAGCAGATACTTGTTCAGGAAAATGACTATATCCGTGCTGGTATGCCTCTTTCAGAAGGCGCAATTACTCCGGCTGATATACTGGCAATTAAAGGGCCTACGGCTGTACAGGAGTATATTGTGAACGAAGTTCAGGATGTTTATCGTCTGCAAGGTGTTAAGATTAATGATAAGCACTTTGAAGTAATAGTACGACAGATGATGCGTAAAGTTGAGGTTGTTGATCCGGGTGATACTCGTTTCTTAGAACAGCAACTGGTTGACAAACTCGAAATTATGGAAGAAAATGACCGCACTTGGGGTAAGAAAGTAATTACTGATGCGGGTGATTCTCAAATATTCGAACCAGGCCAGATTGTTACAGTTCGTAAACTACGTGATGAGAACAGTTCTCTGAAACGTCGTGACTTGAAACTAGTGGAAGCACGTGATGCAGTTCCTGCAACAGCTAATCAGGTATTACAGGGTATTACCCGTGCAGCTCTTCAAACAACCAGCTTTATGTCTGCCGCTTCATTCCAGGAAACAACAAAAGTACTTAACGATGCAGCTATTCATGGTAAAGTTGATACTTTGGATGGACTTAAAGAGAACGTTATTGTTGGGCATCTTATACCTGCCGGTACCGGTCAGAGAGAGTTTGACAAGCTTGTTGTTGGATCTCGTGAAGATTTTGAGAAGATCAATGCAAACAAAAGAAGTAATCTGTTCCAGGAAGCAATTTCTCAGGAATAA